In uncultured Bacteroides sp., the following proteins share a genomic window:
- a CDS encoding thioredoxin family protein has translation MVKKLALLLGIILVATYAKAQVYNINEAQTLAKKENKMILIKFSGSDWCGPCILFKKAVFDAPEFKVFADEKLVLVIADFPRQKKNQLPKEQQALNDKLAEKYNPEGNFPFLVLADANGNTLKTWNGYDKKNAVTDYIKDINCYIK, from the coding sequence ATGGTTAAAAAGTTAGCTCTTCTACTCGGAATAATACTTGTGGCTACATACGCTAAAGCGCAAGTCTATAATATTAATGAAGCTCAGACATTGGCAAAAAAGGAAAACAAGATGATCTTAATAAAGTTTTCGGGATCAGATTGGTGTGGTCCATGTATTTTATTCAAGAAAGCAGTCTTCGATGCTCCCGAATTTAAAGTATTTGCAGATGAGAAGTTAGTATTAGTTATTGCAGATTTCCCTCGCCAGAAAAAGAATCAATTACCAAAAGAGCAACAAGCTCTTAATGATAAATTGGCTGAGAAATATAATCCTGAGGGAAATTTCCCTTTTTTGGTATTGGCTGATGCAAATGGAAATACTCTAAAGACCTGGAATGGATACGACAAAAAAAATGCTGTAACTGATTACATAAAAGATATTAATTGCTATATAAAATAA
- the dnaK gene encoding molecular chaperone DnaK, translating to MGKIIGIDLGTTNSCVSVFEGNEPVVISNSEGKRTTPSIVAFIDGGERKVGDPAKRQAITNAKRTVFSIKRFMGENWDQVQKEIARMPYNVVKGDNNTPRVEIDGRLYTPQEISAMILQKMKKTAEDYLGQEVTEAVITVPAYFSDSQRQATKEAGQIAGLEVKRIVNEPTAAALAYGLDKAHKDMKIAVFDLGGGTFDISILEFGGGVFEVLSTNGDTHLGGDDFDQVLIDWLADEFKNDEGVDLRQDPMALQRLKEAAEKAKIELSSTTTTEINLPYIMPVGGVPKHLVKTLTRAKFESLAHDLIQSCVEPCRKAMSDAGLSNSDIDEVILVGGSTRIPAVQDLVEKFFGKAPSKGVNPDEVVAVGAAVQGAVLTDEIKGVVLLDVTPLSMGIETLGGVMTKLIDSNTTIPCKKSEVFSTAADNQSEVTIHVLQGERPMATQNKSIGQFNLSGIAPARRGIPQIEVSFDIDANGILKVSAKDKATGKEQTIRIEASSGLSKEEIERMKAEAEANADADKTEREKIDKLNQADSMIFQTEKQLEEMGDKLPADKKAPIEAALAKLKEAHKAQDLAGIDAATAELNKVFQAASEQMYAQGAGQPGAEQAGPDMNAGAGAQGGSDKHQGDNVQDADFEEVK from the coding sequence ATGGGAAAAATTATTGGAATTGACTTAGGAACTACAAACTCTTGTGTTTCTGTATTTGAAGGCAACGAGCCTGTAGTAATATCAAACAGCGAAGGTAAACGTACAACTCCTTCTATCGTGGCATTTATTGATGGTGGCGAACGTAAAGTAGGTGATCCTGCAAAGCGTCAGGCTATTACCAATGCAAAACGTACAGTATTCTCTATCAAACGTTTCATGGGTGAAAACTGGGACCAAGTACAAAAAGAGATTGCTCGTATGCCATATAACGTAGTAAAAGGAGATAATAATACACCACGTGTTGAGATTGACGGACGTCTTTACACCCCACAGGAAATTTCTGCAATGATTCTTCAGAAAATGAAAAAGACTGCAGAAGATTATCTTGGCCAGGAAGTAACTGAAGCAGTTATCACTGTTCCTGCATACTTCAGCGATTCTCAACGTCAGGCTACTAAAGAAGCCGGACAAATTGCCGGTCTGGAAGTAAAACGTATCGTTAACGAACCAACTGCTGCAGCTTTGGCTTACGGTCTTGATAAGGCTCACAAAGATATGAAAATAGCTGTATTCGACTTAGGTGGAGGTACATTCGATATCTCTATTCTTGAATTCGGTGGCGGTGTGTTTGAAGTTCTTTCAACTAACGGTGATACTCACCTTGGTGGTGATGATTTCGACCAGGTTCTTATCGACTGGTTGGCTGATGAGTTTAAGAACGACGAAGGTGTAGACTTACGTCAGGATCCAATGGCTCTTCAACGTTTGAAAGAAGCTGCTGAAAAAGCAAAAATTGAACTTTCTTCAACTACAACTACTGAGATTAACTTACCATACATTATGCCAGTAGGTGGTGTGCCAAAGCATTTGGTTAAAACACTGACTCGTGCTAAATTTGAATCTTTGGCTCATGACTTAATCCAGTCTTGTGTTGAACCTTGCCGCAAAGCAATGAGCGATGCAGGTTTAAGCAATTCAGATATTGACGAAGTTATTCTGGTTGGTGGATCTACCCGTATTCCTGCAGTTCAGGATCTAGTTGAAAAATTCTTCGGAAAGGCTCCTTCTAAAGGTGTAAACCCTGACGAAGTTGTTGCAGTAGGTGCAGCTGTTCAAGGTGCGGTATTAACAGACGAAATTAAAGGCGTGGTTCTTCTTGATGTTACTCCATTGTCAATGGGTATTGAAACATTGGGTGGTGTAATGACTAAACTGATTGACTCTAATACAACCATTCCTTGCAAGAAGAGCGAAGTATTCTCTACTGCGGCCGATAACCAAAGTGAAGTTACTATCCATGTACTTCAAGGTGAACGTCCAATGGCAACTCAGAACAAATCAATCGGTCAGTTCAATCTTTCCGGAATTGCTCCAGCTCGTCGTGGTATTCCTCAGATTGAAGTATCTTTCGATATCGATGCTAACGGTATCCTGAAAGTATCTGCAAAAGATAAAGCAACAGGTAAGGAACAAACAATCCGTATCGAGGCTTCAAGTGGTTTGAGCAAAGAGGAAATTGAACGTATGAAAGCTGAGGCTGAGGCTAATGCTGATGCGGATAAGACAGAACGTGAAAAGATTGACAAGTTGAATCAGGCAGATAGCATGATTTTCCAGACTGAAAAACAACTAGAAGAAATGGGCGATAAACTTCCAGCTGACAAGAAAGCTCCTATTGAAGCTGCTCTTGCAAAACTGAAAGAAGCTCACAAGGCTCAGGATCTTGCTGGTATTGATGCTGCAACAGCTGAACTGAATAAAGTATTCCAGGCAGCAAGCGAGCAAATGTATGCTCAGGGTGCTGGCCAACCAGGCGCAGAACAAGCTGGTCCTGACATGAATGCCGGAGCTGGTGCTCAAGGTGGCTCAGACAAACATCAGGGTGACAACGTTCAGGACGCAGACTTTGAAGAAGTAAAATAA
- a CDS encoding iron ABC transporter permease has protein sequence MRTRFLILIALFFVAFTCDIAFGSVNLTMNDIWSSLTGNGTDNLYREIIVNYRLPKALTAIFTGMALSVAGVLMQTLFRNPLAGPDVLGVTSGASLGVALLTLGASSLPWFVIAGWGQVTAAVLGAVGVLLLVIIVSVKVPQTISLLIIGMMFGNFAGAIVSILQSTSNPDTLKLFISWTFGSLSSVSWSYMGIMAPIVVVGTGLAFILQKRLNVLLLGEKYAAGLGISVPQTRLLIILATALLAGTSTAFTGPIAFIGVTVPHIARGIFHTSDHQKIIPASILCGSIIMLICDLISQMPGSQGTLPINSVTALFGAPIIIWIIAKNGGMGK, from the coding sequence ATGAGAACCAGATTTCTGATATTAATAGCCCTTTTCTTCGTTGCGTTTACCTGCGACATTGCTTTTGGCAGTGTGAATCTTACGATGAACGATATATGGTCTTCCCTTACCGGAAACGGAACTGACAATCTTTACAGGGAAATAATCGTCAATTACCGCTTACCAAAGGCCTTGACTGCCATCTTTACAGGTATGGCACTTTCTGTGGCAGGTGTACTGATGCAGACTCTTTTCCGTAACCCGCTGGCCGGACCGGATGTGCTTGGTGTAACCTCGGGTGCCAGTCTGGGAGTTGCCCTGCTTACACTGGGAGCCTCATCGCTTCCATGGTTTGTCATTGCCGGATGGGGACAGGTTACTGCTGCCGTACTTGGTGCTGTCGGGGTATTATTACTGGTCATTATTGTATCGGTCAAGGTTCCGCAAACCATCTCCTTACTAATAATAGGAATGATGTTTGGCAACTTTGCCGGAGCCATTGTCAGCATTCTGCAAAGCACCAGCAATCCGGATACTCTGAAACTATTTATATCGTGGACCTTTGGCAGTCTTTCATCTGTAAGCTGGAGTTACATGGGAATCATGGCACCGATTGTGGTTGTGGGCACAGGGCTGGCCTTTATTCTTCAGAAACGCCTCAACGTATTATTGCTGGGCGAAAAGTATGCCGCCGGACTTGGTATATCAGTTCCTCAAACCCGCCTGCTTATTATTCTTGCCACAGCCCTATTGGCCGGAACATCTACCGCCTTTACCGGACCAATAGCCTTTATAGGAGTAACCGTTCCTCACATTGCCCGGGGCATTTTTCATACTTCAGACCATCAGAAGATTATTCCCGCTTCCATTCTTTGCGGAAGCATCATCATGCTTATCTGCGATCTTATCTCGCAAATGCCGGGAAGTCAGGGAACATTACCCATCAATTCGGTAACCGCACTCTTCGGAGCACCCATCATTATCTGGATTATTGCAAAGAACGGCGGTATGGGCAAATAG
- a CDS encoding DUF3570 domain-containing protein: MKKVVITVAALILFLNVSKAQTDSTKYRKLKIEEVNFVTSYYHQNGQNSAVTGGIGDERLDDSGNSIDLQLSKFDKKNNKHIFGIELGVDAYSSASSDKIDPKTISSASSHDVRVSPSASYLFENTKHNYSLGGGLSFSNEFDYTSVGANVLYSKASKDKNTEFSAKASVFLDTWRVILPVELRPKSPNLDYKQGDNAPRNSYNLALGLTQVINQRLQMSVLTDIGYQKGLLGTAYQRVYFGDNGNNAYSEKLPDNRFKLPIGVRANYFLGDRFILRAFYRYYTDSWKLTAHTAELEVPYKITPFMSIAPFYRFNTQSGVEYFKPYKEHMLSDKESYYTSDYDLSKFTSNLFGLNFRVTSANGIFGIKQLNTLEVRYSYYNRSTNLTSHLITLALKFK, encoded by the coding sequence ATGAAGAAAGTAGTTATAACAGTGGCTGCACTTATCTTGTTTTTGAATGTTTCAAAAGCACAAACAGATAGCACCAAATATAGAAAGTTAAAGATTGAGGAAGTTAACTTTGTGACCAGTTACTATCACCAGAACGGACAGAACTCTGCTGTTACGGGTGGTATTGGCGACGAAAGGCTGGACGACTCTGGCAACTCAATTGATCTTCAGCTAAGTAAATTTGATAAGAAAAACAACAAACACATTTTTGGAATAGAATTAGGAGTCGATGCTTATAGTTCTGCATCCTCAGATAAAATAGACCCAAAGACTATTTCATCCGCATCAAGCCATGATGTACGTGTTTCTCCTTCAGCCAGCTATTTGTTTGAGAATACAAAACATAATTATTCGCTGGGAGGTGGTCTTTCATTTTCTAATGAGTTCGACTATACTTCCGTAGGTGCTAATGTTCTTTATTCAAAAGCATCAAAGGATAAGAATACTGAATTTTCTGCCAAGGCATCAGTCTTTCTGGATACATGGAGGGTAATATTACCTGTTGAGCTACGCCCTAAAAGTCCAAACCTCGATTATAAGCAGGGAGATAATGCTCCTCGTAATTCATACAATCTTGCATTGGGCTTAACTCAGGTTATAAACCAACGGCTACAAATGTCAGTACTCACCGACATTGGTTATCAGAAAGGATTATTGGGAACTGCTTATCAACGTGTCTACTTTGGAGATAATGGAAACAATGCTTATTCGGAAAAGTTGCCCGACAACCGGTTTAAGTTGCCTATTGGAGTACGAGCCAATTATTTTTTAGGAGACCGGTTCATCTTGCGTGCATTTTATCGTTACTATACGGACAGCTGGAAGCTTACTGCACATACAGCCGAGCTTGAGGTACCTTACAAGATTACGCCATTTATGTCTATTGCTCCTTTCTATCGTTTCAATACCCAATCGGGTGTTGAATACTTTAAACCATACAAGGAGCATATGTTATCTGATAAAGAATCATATTACACAAGTGATTATGACTTATCTAAATTCACGAGTAATCTTTTCGGGCTAAACTTTCGCGTGACGTCTGCCAATGGAATATTTGGAATAAAGCAACTTAATACTCTTGAGGTGAGATATAGTTACTATAATCGTAGTACTAACTTAACATCTCATTTAATAACCCTGGCTCTTAAGTTTAAGTAA
- a CDS encoding FAD:protein FMN transferase, with translation MILVKVQTKLMGNQFEFIALSANEKLGNEQIACAIDEVKRIEKLFTTYSDDSITNEVNRNAGIKPVEVPEEFFNLVYRAQKISALTQGYFDLSYGSLDKDFWNFNQSLTKLPSPQEAKKSVHLIDYRNILLDDDAKTIFLKNRGMRIGFGGIGKGYAADCAKRVMLEFGVKNGIISAAGDLNAWGYQEDGSPWTVGIANPNLKQTYFSTLNITNKAIATSGNYEKFVTINNQLYSHTINPKTGYPIKGIKSVTIITTNAELADAMATPVNILGVANGLNLINQLNGIECILVDDNNKLYISNNIKLIE, from the coding sequence ATGATCCTTGTAAAGGTACAAACTAAACTAATGGGCAACCAGTTTGAGTTCATAGCACTGAGTGCAAACGAAAAGCTGGGTAATGAACAGATAGCGTGTGCTATAGATGAAGTAAAACGAATAGAAAAGTTATTTACTACTTATAGCGATGATAGCATTACAAATGAGGTAAACAGAAATGCCGGGATAAAGCCGGTAGAGGTTCCTGAAGAGTTTTTTAATTTAGTATACAGAGCACAAAAAATTTCAGCGCTCACTCAGGGATATTTTGATCTTTCTTATGGTTCTCTTGATAAAGACTTTTGGAACTTTAATCAGTCTCTGACTAAATTACCAAGTCCGCAGGAAGCTAAAAAGTCGGTACATCTTATCGATTATAGGAATATATTGCTTGATGATGATGCAAAAACTATCTTCCTTAAAAACAGAGGGATGCGTATTGGCTTTGGAGGCATTGGTAAAGGATATGCTGCCGATTGTGCCAAGCGTGTAATGCTTGAATTTGGAGTAAAGAATGGTATTATTAGTGCGGCAGGCGACTTAAATGCCTGGGGATATCAGGAAGATGGTTCTCCATGGACTGTAGGTATAGCCAATCCGAATCTGAAGCAGACTTATTTTTCTACACTTAATATTACCAATAAAGCGATTGCTACTTCCGGCAATTATGAGAAGTTTGTAACTATCAATAATCAGTTATACTCGCATACAATCAATCCCAAGACTGGTTATCCAATAAAAGGTATAAAGAGTGTGACAATAATTACCACTAATGCGGAGTTAGCTGATGCAATGGCTACTCCGGTAAATATTTTAGGCGTTGCCAACGGCTTGAATCTTATCAATCAATTGAATGGTATTGAATGTATTCTTGTTGACGACAATAATAAATTATATATCTCTAACAACATTAAACTTATAGAATGA
- a CDS encoding DUF4266 domain-containing protein, giving the protein MKKKAFFIAFGCSLLLLTSCTTVKSFQKSRINDAEMGLASRKIEKYENNFLLYREGASGGNGGKTGGGCGCN; this is encoded by the coding sequence ATGAAAAAGAAAGCTTTTTTTATAGCATTTGGATGTAGTTTATTACTGCTTACATCCTGCACCACAGTAAAGTCTTTCCAGAAATCAAGAATCAATGATGCTGAGATGGGGCTTGCTAGTCGTAAGATTGAGAAATATGAGAACAACTTCTTGCTATATAGAGAAGGTGCTTCGGGTGGAAATGGAGGAAAAACCGGCGGCGGTTGCGGTTGTAACTAA
- a CDS encoding glycosyltransferase family 9 protein produces MDILKRVNVVKRIVLGALTQNVGASNDYQNAGPLDKSEIKRVLIIRPNHRLGNQLLITPLVQEVEEIFPDCKIDLFVKGGIAPIIFKNYQNIDNIIKLPKKHFKELLQYIYGWLKLRSRRYDIVINVVKGSSSGRLSTKFSNAKYKFYGDDEDNFQLKYTDSEHIAKYPVYSLRYSLSKLGIKIADKEVPSLDIKLSSSEIAEGKKILQGLIDKKEEKTICLFTYATGAKCYTESWWLKFYDRLKTEYPNFNIIEILPVENISNIAFKEPTLYSKDIREMGAVIANTDIFIGADGGVMHLAGSVKTPTLGLFSVTSLNMYTPYGNKSKGLDTNKLSIDELIGEMNRILLA; encoded by the coding sequence ATGGATATTTTAAAAAGAGTCAACGTTGTAAAAAGAATTGTTTTAGGAGCTCTGACTCAAAACGTAGGTGCTTCTAATGATTATCAGAATGCTGGCCCATTAGATAAATCTGAAATTAAAAGAGTTTTGATAATCAGACCTAATCACAGATTGGGAAATCAATTGTTGATTACTCCTTTAGTTCAGGAGGTTGAAGAAATATTCCCGGATTGTAAAATCGATTTGTTTGTAAAAGGCGGCATTGCTCCAATTATCTTTAAGAATTATCAGAATATTGATAACATCATTAAGTTACCAAAAAAGCATTTTAAAGAACTACTCCAATATATTTATGGGTGGCTGAAACTAAGGAGCCGACGTTATGACATTGTAATAAACGTAGTTAAGGGGTCGTCATCTGGCAGACTCTCAACGAAGTTTTCTAATGCAAAATATAAGTTTTACGGAGATGATGAAGATAATTTTCAACTGAAATATACCGATTCTGAGCACATAGCAAAGTATCCGGTTTACAGTTTACGTTATTCTTTATCTAAATTAGGAATTAAGATTGCCGATAAAGAAGTTCCGTCTCTGGATATAAAACTGAGCTCATCAGAAATAGCCGAAGGAAAAAAGATACTTCAAGGTCTTATTGATAAGAAAGAAGAAAAAACAATCTGTTTGTTTACTTATGCAACAGGTGCAAAATGCTATACAGAATCATGGTGGCTGAAATTCTATGATAGATTAAAGACTGAATATCCCAACTTCAATATTATTGAGATTTTGCCTGTAGAAAATATATCAAACATAGCATTTAAAGAACCAACTCTTTATAGTAAAGACATCAGGGAAATGGGTGCGGTAATAGCAAATACAGATATCTTTATTGGTGCCGATGGGGGCGTAATGCACTTAGCCGGCTCAGTAAAAACACCAACTCTAGGATTGTTTTCAGTTACCAGCTTAAATATGTACACACCATACGGCAATAAAAGCAAAGGGTTGGATACAAACAAACTGAGCATTGATGAATTAATTGGCGAAATGAACAGAATACTTTTGGCATAA
- a CDS encoding ABC transporter substrate-binding protein — protein sequence MKHLYYTLLIILTLFTSCVNKQQGRNGLTGENIKNKYAEGFSIAKSDKYTCVTVYNPWKKGEIYDRYYLVKDAKTAVPQDGKKVQIPLKSLVANSATYFEFLQMLGELDKVTGVCSAAWVYNPQILAGVRAKKIKDLGDAFNLDIENLMVLRPQAVMTSAYNAEDENSKRLTQSGLSVIYNIEWQEKTLLGRAEWIKFIGAFFDKSALADSLFNNVEKRYKEVSALAQKVKSRPTLLSGQDFRGAWSMPAGRSFNARMFHDAGASYFYANDTTSGSLSSNIESALVNFNKADVWVGTQANSLDELGKLDAKYKLFKAYKEGNVYNYNKRMNATGGNDYWESAIARPDLLLSDMIKALHPELLPSYEFTYMQKLK from the coding sequence ATGAAGCATCTATATTACACCTTACTAATAATACTGACACTTTTTACCAGTTGCGTGAATAAACAGCAAGGCAGAAACGGATTGACAGGAGAAAATATTAAAAATAAATATGCGGAAGGCTTTTCTATTGCGAAATCTGACAAATATACCTGTGTAACAGTCTACAATCCCTGGAAAAAAGGAGAGATTTACGACCGGTATTATCTGGTAAAGGATGCAAAGACTGCCGTGCCGCAGGATGGAAAGAAGGTTCAGATTCCCCTGAAGTCGCTGGTTGCCAACTCGGCCACTTACTTTGAATTTCTGCAGATGCTGGGTGAGCTTGACAAAGTGACGGGAGTGTGCAGCGCCGCATGGGTGTACAATCCGCAAATTCTGGCAGGTGTGAGGGCGAAGAAAATAAAAGATCTGGGAGATGCTTTTAATCTGGATATTGAAAATCTGATGGTGCTTCGTCCGCAAGCGGTGATGACCTCGGCTTATAATGCAGAGGATGAAAACTCGAAAAGGCTTACTCAAAGCGGTCTGTCGGTTATCTACAACATAGAATGGCAGGAAAAAACGTTGCTTGGCCGTGCAGAATGGATCAAGTTTATAGGTGCATTCTTTGATAAATCGGCTTTGGCTGACAGTTTATTCAATAACGTGGAGAAAAGATACAAAGAAGTATCGGCATTGGCTCAGAAAGTAAAAAGCCGCCCCACCCTATTGTCCGGTCAGGATTTCCGCGGTGCATGGTCCATGCCTGCCGGAAGAAGCTTTAACGCAAGGATGTTTCACGATGCGGGCGCCTCCTATTTTTATGCAAATGACACCACCAGCGGAAGCCTCTCTTCCAATATTGAGTCGGCTTTGGTTAATTTCAACAAGGCAGATGTGTGGGTGGGCACACAAGCTAACTCACTGGATGAACTAGGTAAACTCGATGCCAAATACAAACTATTCAAGGCATATAAAGAGGGTAACGTTTATAACTACAACAAACGGATGAATGCCACGGGAGGAAATGATTACTGGGAAAGTGCCATTGCCCGCCCAGACCTACTTCTTAGTGATATGATAAAAGCGCTTCACCCTGAATTGCTCCCTTCTTATGAATTTACTTACATGCAAAAGCTGAAATGA
- a CDS encoding sugar-binding domain-containing protein gives MKNIFLYLLIVILLPVESFANKQTFNGNERTKYNFNPEWLLFIGDSAGAEQPKFNDASWKKITLPHAFNEDDAFKVAIDKHTTGIVWYRKHFKLPSTAKNKKVFLEFQGVRQGGEFYLNGKPIGIHENGIMACGFDISNLVNYGNKENIIAVKIDNSWDYKEKSTRSGFQWNDKNFNANFGGIPKNVLLHITPKIYQTLPLYSNLKTTGTYIYAKDIDIKEQSAVICVESEVKNETNKPQKISFEAFIEDMNGNIIKEIKGESKTLAAGEKSLTKADDKANGLHFWSWGYGYLYNVYSVLRIDGKTVDVVKTRTGFRKTNFEKGMVYLNDRVLQMKGYAQRTSNEWPSVGMSVPAWLSDFSNSLMVKSNGNLVRWMHITPWKQDVESCDRVGLIQAMPAGDSEKDMTGRRWEQRKEVMRDAIIYNRNNPSIIFYESGNKGISEEHMKEMKAIRDMYDPCGGRAIGSREMLDSKTAEYGGEMLYINKSARHPMWAMEYSRDEGLRKYWDEYTYPYHKNGAGPLYKGQDAFDYNRNQDSHAIEDIIRWYDYYRERPGTGERVSSGGVNIVFSDSNTHFRGEENYRRSGEVDAMRLPKDGFFAHQVMWDGWVDVEKSHTHIIGHWNYTPEVRKDINVASSGSKVELLLNGKSLGYGEQSHQFLFTFKNIQWEAGKLNAISYNKEGKEVSRDELHTAGAPFAIRMKSYESPDGLIADGADMALVEFEVVDKDGFRCPTANNLISFQLDGPAEWRGGIAQGKDNYILAKELPVECGVNRVLIRTLTNAGKISLTASSVGLQTGTLSLTSKAMKEENGLSEYFQGERLPSYMERGATPSTPSFTVSRTPIHVLKVSAGSNEEKALFSFDDNEESEWNSNGEQGKNWINYQLERNDTISELVFKMSSWRNKSYPIRITIDGKEVFKGDTEKSLGYITIPIKPTYGQSVKVELIGENKEQDAFNLVEITGKKEIKEHDKSGKQLGIVEVEIYKK, from the coding sequence ATGAAAAATATTTTTCTTTACCTACTAATAGTCATATTACTGCCAGTAGAAAGTTTTGCAAACAAACAAACATTCAATGGAAATGAAAGAACTAAGTACAATTTCAATCCGGAATGGTTACTATTCATTGGTGATTCAGCTGGAGCTGAGCAACCTAAATTTAATGATGCTTCCTGGAAAAAAATTACTTTGCCTCATGCCTTTAATGAAGACGATGCTTTTAAAGTTGCAATCGATAAACATACCACAGGAATTGTATGGTATCGGAAACACTTTAAGCTCCCCTCCACAGCAAAAAATAAAAAAGTTTTTTTAGAATTTCAAGGAGTCCGTCAAGGCGGAGAATTTTATTTGAATGGCAAACCAATAGGCATTCACGAGAATGGGATCATGGCTTGTGGGTTTGACATCTCCAATCTGGTTAATTATGGTAATAAAGAAAATATCATTGCTGTAAAAATAGACAACTCATGGGATTACAAAGAGAAAAGTACCCGAAGTGGGTTCCAATGGAACGATAAAAATTTTAATGCCAACTTTGGAGGCATACCGAAAAATGTACTGCTTCATATTACTCCAAAAATATATCAAACGCTTCCTCTTTACAGTAATTTGAAGACAACCGGAACATATATTTATGCCAAAGACATTGATATCAAAGAGCAATCAGCAGTTATCTGTGTTGAATCTGAAGTTAAAAACGAAACAAATAAGCCCCAGAAAATATCTTTTGAAGCATTCATAGAAGATATGAATGGGAATATTATAAAAGAGATTAAAGGAGAAAGTAAAACATTGGCTGCAGGAGAAAAGAGTCTCACAAAAGCTGATGACAAGGCAAACGGACTCCATTTCTGGAGTTGGGGATATGGTTACTTATATAATGTATATTCTGTTTTGCGAATAGACGGAAAAACTGTCGATGTAGTAAAAACAAGAACAGGCTTTCGTAAAACAAATTTTGAGAAAGGAATGGTTTACCTGAACGACCGTGTTCTTCAAATGAAGGGCTACGCACAAAGAACTAGCAACGAGTGGCCTTCCGTAGGTATGTCTGTACCTGCATGGTTAAGCGATTTCAGTAATTCCCTGATGGTAAAGAGTAATGGTAATCTGGTTAGATGGATGCACATCACTCCCTGGAAACAAGATGTGGAATCATGTGACAGAGTAGGATTGATTCAGGCGATGCCTGCCGGCGATTCTGAGAAAGATATGACAGGCAGAAGGTGGGAACAGCGAAAAGAAGTAATGAGAGATGCCATTATATATAATCGTAATAATCCAAGTATCATATTTTATGAGTCTGGTAATAAAGGTATCTCTGAAGAACACATGAAAGAGATGAAAGCTATCAGAGATATGTACGATCCATGCGGTGGAAGAGCCATCGGTTCACGCGAAATGCTGGATAGTAAAACTGCAGAATATGGTGGAGAGATGCTTTACATTAATAAAAGTGCGCGCCATCCAATGTGGGCCATGGAGTATTCTCGCGATGAAGGGTTACGTAAATACTGGGATGAATATACTTATCCTTATCATAAAAACGGTGCCGGACCATTATACAAAGGACAAGATGCTTTTGACTATAACCGCAATCAGGATTCTCATGCCATTGAGGATATTATCCGTTGGTATGATTATTACCGTGAACGTCCGGGAACTGGTGAGCGTGTCAGTTCAGGAGGAGTAAACATTGTCTTCTCAGATTCCAATACTCATTTCCGAGGAGAAGAGAATTACAGACGAAGTGGTGAGGTAGATGCCATGAGATTACCAAAAGACGGCTTCTTTGCTCATCAGGTAATGTGGGATGGATGGGTTGACGTTGAAAAATCGCATACACATATCATCGGTCACTGGAATTATACCCCAGAGGTCAGGAAAGATATTAATGTTGCCTCCTCAGGAAGCAAGGTAGAATTGCTGCTCAATGGAAAATCATTGGGTTACGGTGAGCAAAGTCACCAGTTCTTATTCACGTTTAAGAATATTCAATGGGAAGCTGGGAAGCTGAATGCTATTTCTTATAATAAAGAAGGTAAAGAGGTTAGTCGTGATGAACTTCACACAGCTGGTGCTCCTTTTGCCATTCGCATGAAGAGCTACGAAAGCCCCGACGGATTAATTGCCGATGGTGCAGATATGGCTTTAGTTGAATTTGAAGTTGTGGACAAAGATGGATTCAGATGCCCCACTGCAAATAATCTGATTTCTTTTCAATTAGACGGACCAGCTGAATGGCGTGGAGGTATTGCGCAAGGAAAAGATAATTATATTCTGGCAAAAGAGCTTCCGGTAGAATGCGGAGTGAACCGTGTTTTAATCCGCACCTTGACCAATGCCGGAAAGATTAGTTTAACAGCCTCATCTGTTGGATTACAGACAGGCACACTTTCTTTAACTTCAAAAGCAATGAAGGAAGAAAACGGATTATCCGAATATTTCCAGGGAGAACGTTTACCTTCTTATATGGAAAGAGGAGCAACCCCTTCTACCCCATCGTTTACTGTAAGCAGAACTCCTATTCATGTTCTGAAAGTTTCAGCAGGGAGTAATGAAGAGAAAGCTCTTTTCAGCTTTGATGATAATGAAGAATCGGAATGGAACAGCAACGGAGAACAGGGAAAGAACTGGATAAACTACCAGTTAGAACGCAATGATACTATCTCTGAACTGGTATTCAAGATGAGTAGCTGGAGAAACAAGAGCTATCCTATTCGCATCACGATTGATGGTAAAGAGGTATTCAAAGGTGATACAGAAAAAAGCCTTGGATATATCACTATTCCTATTAAGCCTACCTACGGGCAATCAGTTAAAGTGGAACTAATTGGAGAGAACAAAGAACAGGATGCCTTTAATCTTGTAGAGATTACAGGCAAAAAAGAGATTAAGGAGCATGATAAGTCCGGCAAACAACTAGGCATTGTTGAAGTTGAGATATACAAAAAATAG